Part of the Brassica oleracea var. oleracea cultivar TO1000 chromosome C8, BOL, whole genome shotgun sequence genome is shown below.
TAAACTAAAATACAAAATAATTGCAATAATAGCTTATTTTGTAAATGTGGTATAAATTAATATACCTAATGGCTATCTTAACCACCGTTTAAAAAAAGTCAAACATCACTTGCCATATCAATTCACTCTACTAGTTACGTGATTCATCAATTCACAACAAACAAAAATACACTCAACGTGGTTAATCAGTTGGTCACGAACTGTAATGAGTTGGCACATTAAGTATTTTCATGCAATAGTAAACGCGTTGATAGAGGTTTGAAGTTTACATTAAAAAAGCCGTGTACGCTATCTATTAATGATCCAAATTCAAAGCAAATCTAGAAACTACTTATCCACTTATTCAAATCTCTTACGCGCGCTCACCTGTATATCTCCTCGCATTTCAAATGATGACTTATTGTCATATCTAATTTGATAACGACAAACTTTGATTGCTTATCTTGGAAATAAGGAGATCAGGAAACCATCAACATGACCTTTGAATTTTATCCGGCGAAAAAGGAAGTTATTGTCATATTGTCCTATTTCATTCTCTCTTTAAAGGTAATGATGTTAGGTAGGTTCTTAGCAAAATAAGAAATTTAGAAACGGTCTTAATAAACTTTAGCTAGAGAGTGATGTTCATTGTGTAATCTTGAAACTATTATGTGGCTGGGACTCGATGGAACATCTATTCACCAAACTTAGTATATACAACGTTACCAACGTTATTTGTCACCGTCATGCATGTTTTCTAGCTGTAGCCTCAGGTTGAAAGCATTGTAGGAAAATGCGTTGGAATTTTGTTGAGGGTTGCATCATATGCAATGCAGAGCCAGTTTTAAGCTTAAATATTAGCTAAAGATGTTTATTTTTTAGATTTAATATACATAGACACAATCTTTTAAATTATTAAAAATTCTTAATAAATTATTTTTGGTCTCCAATACAATTTCAGGGTAGGCACTGATATGCGTGCGATGTTTGTTTTATTATCATTTTGTGTAAGATTAGATATTTGATATGAGTTATAAATCAGAAAGTTTCAAGTTAGGTCTGCATTTCTTAAGGGCCATAATCCAAATATATATCATGGTCATTACTGTTACAAAAAAACGATATATCATGGGATTTACGTATAAGACAATCCAATCATACAACGAATAATTCATAAGAGTAGCGTGGATAATCATATTGCATGTGAGAGTTAATCGAGTAAACCAAAGTGTTCGTTTTTTTTGTCTTTTTATAGGACGATGATTGACCTAGAGTCGATCTTATCATCTCCTGGCACATAACCTAAGAAAAGTCAAAGACCGAGCTAGTAACAAGCTTACAAGTGTATCATTTTGAAATGCCGTAATTGAGTAGTATGTTGTCACTGCTAGCTGGTGATTGTGTTGCAAGGAATCCTCTTATCAGACGCAAATGATAATGAGTCTACCAGCCGAATGTAGCTATAACCATCAATTATATAAAATTTCTTTGGAAAAGAAGGGTTCATCACACTCACATTACACATACTCTTTGATTTAGTATTTAAATTTCTTATCAAGCTTTGAGTTTGCTGAATTAAAGATTCAATCATCAGGTTGATAATCAAATCAACACAAATATATATATATGCTTACTAACTTATATTGTTTTCTGTTTTAAAAATTTAGAATGAGAGAAAGAAAAAGCAGTAAAAAATGAAAAAGCTGATTCCTGATTTCTTGTTAAGTGATAATGTGACAAAGAAGGTTATTGAATCGTATCTTTAAGCATCTAAATGTTGGGATTCAAATAATGTCTGCCTCCTTTTAAGCATCTAAATGTTGGGATTCAAATAATGTGACAAATAAGGTCTATAAATATTGCTACATGTTACATGCTTTTATATTGGGGTAACATCCTGTCTTCTTCGAAGTTAATGCGACCGTACGTACTAAAGTATTTTTTTTCGTATTTGGACAGAAGTGAAGTGAAATGTGATAATATTTATACTATTTTGTTTTAAAAGATTCTCGAAATAACTAAGGCTAGATCTTAACTTTTGATTTGAAAAAAAATGGAAAAGATTGTTTTGTCAATTATAGTGAGATATATTTAGACAGTCCTGGCCTCCTAGTGTGAATTTTTGTTATACAAAAAAAAAAAGATAGTCACAAAGGAGTTAACACAAATATAAAGAGAAAGTGGGAATGTTTTTATATAAATGTTGATAACGAACTAGTGAGAACATGATAGGGTCAGGGGAGGATAAGAACTGTGACCTCATGAATGTTGATGAGATATGGACGGACTATCATGCGGTGGTACTGTGATCTCATGAATGAAAGTTGAGATATGGACAGACTACTATAAGGATTTATATTCTACCTTTCTTTCTTTTTTCATACAAACTTCTCAATCATTAAAATGTTTTTAAGTTATATGCCCCAAATATAAAACCTTTTAGAAGGATCAAAAGAACCCTAATGTTTTTTTTTTTCACATTGAGTACATCTCAAGAATACCCTTAGATCCCCATATACAAACCGGAAATCTAAACCGGTTAGTACAAAAAAATGGACTTATATGATAATACTACTTTCCTGTTAGTGGGATTCATACTATTGCTACCAACCATGTGCTGAGTCTCTAAGCCATCAGATCATCACCATGCCTCAGGAGGCATTGACCAAAGCAACCCTGTTGGCCCAACACCTTCCTCCACAGGCAATGAACCGGTCCTAGCCTGCGTTCCAGTGTTGCCGTTTGGATAGCTTGGATGAGCCAAAAATGCTTGAATTTCATCGGCCATACTATGGTAAGATGTTGGTTGCAGCGGAGGAAGTGTTTGAACTTGCGCCTGCGCCTGCGCCGGGATATAATTGTAAGCCGCTGGTTGAGGCTGAGAAAGTGTTTGAGCTGGTGCATGAACCGGCCTGGTAGGTTGAATGATCATGTGTTCATACCCCGTGGAACCGGGAGTTAGGCTGCCTCGCATTCTGTTCATATTCGTGAGTTCACGCGATGGGAACTGTTGCCCTGCGACAACAGGATTCAATCTTTGAACAGGTCTTTGCATGAGTCTCTGGTAAGAGGTCCCTCCATAGTTGGCAAATAACCTCTGGTGATGTGTAATGCCAGATGGGATCGGTCTTTCCTGCGCAGGGGACGGGCTCCTGGACCTCCTTGTGTGAAGCCTCTGGTTCTGTTAACAGATGAGAACATAATAATATTCAGAGTCTGTTATGTATAGGAGAGATTAAAGATAGGAACACAAACCTGCATTGCATATTGGTGATGCAAAGGAGGAGGCATGTGTGCTAACTGAGTTTGAGTTATGCCATTATCATAGATGTGGTTATATCCAGAGGCTCTTCCTAGAGAATGTCCAAGGGGAGTAACATGTGACCCTTGAAACTGAGAAGACTGAGCAGTAGGCATTGGTATGTGAAAGCAAGTTGTATTAGTAGCTAATCTATCTTGCGGATATGAGGCTTCTCTTGCTGCTGAGTCTTGTCTGTTTACTACTTGCGGAAAGTTGGTGAACCGTTGCTGACCATCAAAAACATTAAAAGTTTGTGGTAACTGTGGCAGCGAGTGGATTGAAGCAGAAGACTGGTTGAGTATAGGATAACCCATCACAGGCGTGTGTGTGTTGTGAATCTCGGAAAGACAAGGCTTATGTTCGTTGAACTGAGTGCCTCCGGATGTTTCCTTTTCATTCTCATCGCTGGTAAGATCCAAAACAGATGGCGTTAACTTCTGGAAGCTATTTGGGTCTCCCTGAGTGGCTTCTGGCACAGCTTCCACATTCTTATTGTCCTCCGTTAAAACCTTCCATGATCCATCAGCGGAGATAACCACATCGGTCGCATAACGTCCCACCTTTTCTAGAATCTGTGGATGTTAGACAAGGTTGTTTATGAGGTTTAGGATGTGAAAAGATAAAGAACCAAGCAAGCGGTAGTAAGTTACTTGCCTTTATCATGCTTTGATCTAAACGGATGTCAGTATAGCAGACAGGCTGATTGCAATGAGGGCAGCGCCATGATGGTATCCTCGTATTTATTTCCACATAGTTCCAGAAATCAAAACACTGCAACAGAAAGTAACAATATCACATTTTAAACGTATTTACTGACAAAATAGACTTCAAGAAGACATGTTATAGCATCAGCAAAGCAAACAAAAGCCTTGAAAGCAATGTATCAATGAAATAGTTATTAAACAATGGAAACACAAGAATGATACTATCACTTATACTCACCTGAAGATGTTTGCAGACACGACCCTTCACAGGTAGCGTGATACGCGTGCGGCTGTTACAATGGTTGATGATTAAATCATTAAATGTTTAAGGTAACTGTGAAAGCAACTTCACTAAGACAATAAAGCTTGGGTACCTGATAGGACAACTGAGAGATATCCTTGATGGTCCCTCGATTACGTCACAATCTAGAGACAAAAAAATTGAAAAAGAGAAACAATGGTTAATCTAGAGAAGACTTCTCAGATATGACTAAAAACTCTTTTATTACCTGAATTTGATACAATGACTTCAGAATAATCTGTCAGCGATGGATTCACAGGGAGTGGTATGTCATCCAGTAAGGCAATAACAATAAAGTAACTACCTGTACAACAAATGGGTATTTGTTAATTCATCACTGAAAATGGGGGAGGTGAAATAAAGATTGTAAATAAAATATTAACTGGAAAAGAAACCTCCAAAGCAGCCAACGGTTTGCAGAAGATTTGCCCCAAGGTTGAGCAGGGAAGTAACATCCGTTGGACACTGCGGCCCAGAATCCTGAGAAAAAAAACTACTGATGAATAAACCATTGATTCTTTCTCGAAAATTCAAAAACATATCCGAGAAACAAACCATTAAGGCAATATATCTCTTTTCAACGCCCTTTCCATTCAATAAAAAGCTGTATTTTTTCACATAAAAGCCAATGTTAGTTTAGCATACAGAAACTGCTTCCAAAATGCTTAAGGAGGTAAAAGGGGAAGCAATCCAAACTCACCTGACTTCCTGTGGATGTATGAGACAACTAGATTTGCTTATGTCCTCTGTCCGGAAAACAAATAATCCCTGTAAGAGCAAGCAAGATACCCATCAATAAACCAAACTAAGCGGGTACATAAACAACGATTCAAAAATCTAAAGATGATGAAACGTGACATGACTACCAAAGCTTAAACTTAAGCCTATAACAGCAGAGTAATAAAAACACATAAAATTACAATACGTACTACTTTCGCTTGGGGAGAATGTTGCAGCATCTTCTCTGAAATGTGGAAGTCCTTCATCAATATGTTTGATTCCGCCTGCCAGAAGAGAGAAATAAAAAAGCTGACTAAAGCACACATTCAAAAGGTGCTTAGAACTGAATAAATAAAATAAATTTACCGTGGCCTCAGAAGAAACAAGAATATGCCCCAGCTTCAAAAACGGATAGAACCTGCATACAGAAGGAGGAGAAGATTCAAAACAAAACCAACGGTTCAATCTTAGTGATCAAGTAGATGAACACACAAGACTATTATTACCTCTCCATGACCTGTGGAATTAGACTGATGGGACTATCGACACTAGAGGCAACGTCTTCAGAACTAGTGAAACCCTCCAACATCTGT
Proteins encoded:
- the LOC106307777 gene encoding uncharacterized protein LOC106307777 isoform X1, coding for MVIPPSSRLNNRIEVDSKEFHAYCFSLANRIDDAIGKDEVPADAQDLAITLDHVCQHRCNAQTRAVIMTLMISVKTACRLGWFPQRESQHLLGLVDSMLEGFTSSEDVASSVDSPISLIPQVMERFYPFLKLGHILVSSEATAESNILMKDFHISEKMLQHSPQAKVGLFVFRTEDISKSSCLIHPQEVSFLLNGKGVEKRYIALMDSGPQCPTDVTSLLNLGANLLQTVGCFGGFFSSSYFIVIALLDDIPLPVNPSLTDYSEVIVSNSDCDVIEGPSRISLSCPISRTRITLPVKGRVCKHLQCFDFWNYVEINTRIPSWRCPHCNQPVCYTDIRLDQSMIKILEKVGRYATDVVISADGSWKVLTEDNKNVEAVPEATQGDPNSFQKLTPSVLDLTSDENEKETSGGTQFNEHKPCLSEIHNTHTPVMGYPILNQSSASIHSLPQLPQTFNVFDGQQRFTNFPQVVNRQDSAAREASYPQDRLATNTTCFHIPMPTAQSSQFQGSHVTPLGHSLGRASGYNHIYDNGITQTQLAHMPPPLHHQYAMQNQRLHTRRSRSPSPAQERPIPSGITHHQRLFANYGGTSYQRLMQRPVQRLNPVVAGQQFPSRELTNMNRMRGSLTPGSTGYEHMIIQPTRPVHAPAQTLSQPQPAAYNYIPAQAQAQVQTLPPLQPTSYHSMADEIQAFLAHPSYPNGNTGTQARTGSLPVEEGVGPTGLLWSMPPEAW
- the LOC106307777 gene encoding uncharacterized protein LOC106307777 isoform X2 gives rise to the protein MVIPPSSRLNNRIEVDSKEFHAYCFSLANRIDDAIGKDEVPADAQDLAITLDHVCQHRCNAQTRAVIMTLMISVKTACRLGWFPQRESQHLLGLVDSMLEGFTSSEDVASSVDSPISLIPQVMERFYPFLKLGHILVSSEATAESNILMKDFHISEKMLQHSPQAKVGLFVFRTEDISKSSCLIHPQEVSFLLNGKGVEKRYIALMDSGPQCPTDVTSLLNLGANLLQTVGCFGGSYFIVIALLDDIPLPVNPSLTDYSEVIVSNSDCDVIEGPSRISLSCPISRTRITLPVKGRVCKHLQCFDFWNYVEINTRIPSWRCPHCNQPVCYTDIRLDQSMIKILEKVGRYATDVVISADGSWKVLTEDNKNVEAVPEATQGDPNSFQKLTPSVLDLTSDENEKETSGGTQFNEHKPCLSEIHNTHTPVMGYPILNQSSASIHSLPQLPQTFNVFDGQQRFTNFPQVVNRQDSAAREASYPQDRLATNTTCFHIPMPTAQSSQFQGSHVTPLGHSLGRASGYNHIYDNGITQTQLAHMPPPLHHQYAMQNQRLHTRRSRSPSPAQERPIPSGITHHQRLFANYGGTSYQRLMQRPVQRLNPVVAGQQFPSRELTNMNRMRGSLTPGSTGYEHMIIQPTRPVHAPAQTLSQPQPAAYNYIPAQAQAQVQTLPPLQPTSYHSMADEIQAFLAHPSYPNGNTGTQARTGSLPVEEGVGPTGLLWSMPPEAW